Proteins from a genomic interval of Nitrosomonas sp.:
- a CDS encoding DNA internalization-related competence protein ComEC/Rec2, whose translation MYWSAGLLLLGLPAGMLTLRISGRMQWAGRLLILVIIFGAGFFWAALWASIRLADSLPPTWEGQDIKVIGVITEMPQPGSRSIRFRFRVEQILTPAAIVPDHLLLSWYKNDQQTALAPPDIAAGERWQLVVRLKRPHGNLNPHVADYSAKLFERNIRATGYVRVADANQRIEVLVNDPRYFFERKRAEIRDSMQVFLKEHAYTGPLIALAVGDQRAIPSVQWDTFTRTGTNHLMAISGLHITLVSGLIFSLVYWLWRRYSSLALWLPASKIAILAGLAAALVYALLSGFAIPARRAFLMLVIMSVALWQDRRVSMLTVLGWVLLVVTIWDPWAVITPGFWLSFAAVGLIGLTVSGRIGQSGVVVSWIRIQWAITLGLLPLLLFLFGQVSLVSPIANALAIPWMTFAIVPFALLALIPGLEFLLSVAHAAMQVLMIVLQWLAEMPLAVWQQPAPDFWAVVTAIIGMIWLLLPGGPGLGVISGFPARWLGILAVLPLFLNSIDRPAEGEIWLTVLDVGQGLAVMARTRQHNLLFDAGPGYGETDSGKQIIVPYLRAEGITALDRIIVSHADSDHSGGALSVLTSLPTQSLLGSLEASHPVKQAIADHQHCRAGDDWWWDGIHFAILHPDQNKTSNNKRNRNESSCVLKITTRHGSVLLPADIGQTSEQELLHRARDALPATVLIAPHHGSKSSSSAAFIRQVNPKYVIFTVGYRNSFNHPHPEIVDRYRKHGTRLLRSDHDGAIMLRLTRHGMAIDTARKLRHRFWHDGAHTPVAAD comes from the coding sequence ATGTACTGGAGTGCTGGATTACTTTTGCTTGGACTGCCAGCGGGAATGCTTACGCTGAGGATATCCGGAAGAATGCAGTGGGCCGGCAGGTTGCTGATACTGGTGATTATATTCGGGGCAGGATTTTTTTGGGCTGCGCTTTGGGCGAGTATCAGGCTGGCGGATAGCTTGCCACCCACCTGGGAAGGTCAAGATATTAAGGTTATCGGTGTGATAACAGAGATGCCGCAGCCTGGTTCACGAAGCATACGTTTCCGGTTTCGTGTCGAGCAGATCCTGACACCCGCAGCAATCGTGCCCGATCATTTATTGCTCTCCTGGTATAAAAATGATCAACAGACTGCCCTGGCGCCACCCGATATAGCCGCAGGGGAGCGTTGGCAACTGGTTGTCAGACTCAAGCGTCCACATGGCAATCTCAATCCACATGTTGCCGATTATTCAGCAAAACTATTCGAGCGCAATATTCGTGCGACTGGCTATGTGCGGGTTGCGGATGCTAACCAGCGCATTGAAGTATTGGTGAATGATCCGCGTTACTTTTTTGAACGCAAGCGTGCCGAGATTCGTGACAGTATGCAGGTCTTCCTGAAGGAACACGCCTATACCGGGCCGCTTATTGCACTGGCAGTGGGTGATCAACGCGCCATCCCATCAGTACAATGGGATACGTTTACCCGCACCGGTACCAATCATCTGATGGCAATCTCGGGGCTGCATATTACCCTGGTCTCCGGGTTGATATTCAGCCTGGTTTACTGGTTATGGCGACGCTATTCCAGTTTGGCCTTGTGGTTGCCAGCCAGTAAAATCGCAATCCTGGCTGGTCTTGCTGCTGCTTTGGTCTATGCGCTGTTATCAGGATTTGCTATACCAGCCAGGCGCGCTTTTTTGATGCTGGTTATTATGTCAGTTGCTTTGTGGCAAGACAGACGCGTTTCGATGCTAACGGTGCTCGGCTGGGTATTGCTGGTGGTAACGATATGGGATCCCTGGGCGGTGATTACACCGGGGTTCTGGTTATCATTCGCTGCCGTGGGACTGATTGGTCTGACGGTCTCCGGCCGTATTGGTCAATCCGGTGTCGTGGTCAGCTGGATTCGTATTCAGTGGGCAATCACGCTTGGACTGCTGCCGTTACTGCTGTTTCTATTTGGCCAGGTTTCACTGGTTTCACCAATTGCCAATGCACTCGCCATCCCCTGGATGACGTTTGCTATCGTGCCCTTTGCCTTGCTCGCACTCATTCCCGGACTGGAATTCCTGCTGTCGGTTGCACACGCTGCCATGCAGGTCTTGATGATCGTCCTGCAATGGTTGGCGGAAATGCCGCTGGCAGTGTGGCAGCAGCCTGCACCCGACTTCTGGGCCGTGGTTACGGCCATTATCGGGATGATCTGGTTGTTGCTGCCAGGCGGGCCGGGATTGGGTGTAATCTCAGGATTTCCGGCGCGCTGGTTGGGAATCTTGGCTGTTTTGCCATTGTTCCTGAATTCAATAGATCGACCTGCGGAAGGAGAAATCTGGCTGACTGTCCTCGATGTCGGCCAGGGCTTGGCGGTGATGGCGCGTACTCGGCAGCACAACCTGCTGTTTGATGCTGGGCCAGGTTATGGTGAAACCGATAGCGGCAAGCAGATTATCGTGCCCTATTTACGTGCTGAGGGAATAACGGCACTTGACCGCATAATCGTCTCACATGCAGACAGCGATCATAGTGGCGGGGCACTGTCAGTATTAACCAGCCTGCCCACTCAATCACTGCTTGGGTCACTGGAAGCCAGTCATCCTGTTAAACAGGCGATCGCTGATCATCAACACTGTCGTGCGGGTGATGACTGGTGGTGGGATGGCATTCACTTTGCCATTCTGCATCCAGACCAGAACAAAACTTCAAACAATAAACGTAATCGCAATGAATCCAGTTGTGTGTTAAAAATCACAACTCGCCACGGCAGCGTACTCTTGCCAGCGGATATTGGCCAGACTTCCGAGCAGGAATTGTTGCACCGTGCGCGAGATGCTTTACCCGCTACCGTGCTGATCGCGCCACATCATGGCAGCAAATCATCTTCCTCTGCGGCATTTATACGGCAAGTCAACCCGAAATATGTCATTTTCACGGTTGGCTACCGTAATTCCTTCAATCATCCTCATCCGGAAATTGTCGACCGTTACCGTAAACACGGCACCCGCCTCCTGCGCAGTGACCACGATGGCGCCATCATGCTACGTTTGACCCGTCATGGCATGGCCATTGACACCGCAAGGAAGCTTCGACATCGCTTTTGGCATGATGGCGCTCATACCCCGGTTGCAGCGGATTGA
- a CDS encoding VIT family protein produces MSQHEMHRSHRIGWLRAAVLGANDGIVSTASLVIGVAAAHAAHTDILLAGVAGLVAGAMSMAAGEYVSVSSQSDTEKADLELERKSLSDNYEFELQELTDIYKGRGLDTNLAKQVAEQLMAHDALGAHARDELGLTESIRARPIQAAFFSAGAFTIGAALPLLIAWNVPVTQLIPIVAASSLIFLATLGGLAAHAGGAAISTGVIRVTFWGTLAMSLTAVAGNLFGVVV; encoded by the coding sequence ATGAGTCAACACGAAATGCATAGATCACATCGTATAGGATGGTTGCGTGCTGCCGTTCTTGGGGCGAACGATGGTATTGTTTCAACAGCAAGCCTCGTCATCGGTGTTGCAGCAGCTCATGCCGCACACACGGACATTCTTCTTGCTGGAGTGGCTGGCTTGGTTGCTGGTGCTATGTCTATGGCTGCAGGCGAATATGTATCAGTAAGCTCGCAATCGGATACGGAAAAGGCCGATCTCGAACTTGAGAGAAAATCATTAAGCGACAATTATGAATTTGAATTGCAGGAGCTTACGGATATCTATAAAGGAAGAGGACTCGATACCAATTTGGCAAAACAAGTAGCAGAACAGCTTATGGCGCATGATGCACTGGGAGCGCATGCCAGGGATGAACTGGGTTTGACAGAAAGTATTAGAGCTCGTCCTATTCAGGCAGCATTTTTTTCTGCGGGCGCATTTACTATTGGTGCCGCATTGCCCTTATTGATCGCATGGAATGTGCCCGTCACCCAACTCATTCCTATCGTTGCGGCTTCATCACTGATATTTCTGGCGACTCTGGGAGGTCTGGCCGCACACGCAGGAGGAGCAGCGATATCGACTGGCGTCATCAGGGTCACATTCTGGGGAACCCTTGCAATGAGCCTGACTGCAGTAGCGGGAAATTTATTTGGTGTGGTTGTGTAA
- a CDS encoding cytochrome c encodes MKKIAALSLALTGCVLIVLSGCSKNSDYMPSAGATGESIFKEACVNCHSPVNGRVMLLRPEMANSEALIERIKNGKGFGMPAFPNLTGDSVQMLADYLLENAGTLPDKVE; translated from the coding sequence ATGAAAAAAATAGCTGCGTTATCTTTGGCTTTAACAGGTTGTGTGCTGATTGTATTAAGTGGTTGTTCCAAAAATAGTGACTACATGCCTTCTGCCGGTGCAACCGGTGAAAGTATATTCAAAGAGGCTTGTGTCAACTGCCATTCGCCTGTTAATGGCAGAGTGATGTTGCTGCGCCCTGAAATGGCTAACTCGGAAGCACTTATAGAGAGAATCAAAAATGGAAAGGGGTTCGGTATGCCTGCTTTCCCTAACCTGACGGGGGATTCTGTGCAGATGCTGGCTGATTATCTGCTTGAAAATGCGGGCACGTTACCTGATAAGGTCGAGTAG
- a CDS encoding helix-turn-helix domain-containing protein — MLNKLVAEHSVTAVQQKSSCTTCSLREICLPVGLDDTEIQHLSNLIKHKFRVRRGEYLFHAGADFKSLYAVKNGFFKTAILKIDGRTQVTGFYMTGELLGLDAISLEKYSCDTVALEDSEVCEVPFARLEEIGRTIPPLINQFHKIMSREILHDHDVMMLLGSMKAEERLITFLLNLSTRLSRRGYSSSEFNLKMTRSEIGSYLGLKLETVSRSFSKLQEEGLIQISNKRVKLLNVAELYRKTGD; from the coding sequence TTGTTGAATAAACTTGTGGCAGAGCATTCTGTGACTGCAGTGCAGCAAAAATCCAGCTGTACCACGTGCAGTTTGCGTGAGATTTGCCTGCCAGTTGGACTTGATGATACTGAGATACAACATTTGAGCAATCTGATCAAGCATAAATTCAGGGTGCGGCGTGGTGAATATTTGTTTCATGCAGGTGCTGATTTCAAATCGTTATATGCTGTAAAAAATGGTTTTTTCAAAACCGCCATATTAAAAATTGATGGCCGTACGCAGGTGACGGGCTTTTATATGACTGGTGAACTGCTCGGTTTAGATGCGATCAGTCTTGAAAAATACAGTTGTGACACAGTGGCACTGGAAGATAGCGAAGTTTGTGAGGTGCCTTTTGCCAGGCTTGAAGAAATTGGGCGAACCATTCCGCCCCTGATTAACCAGTTTCATAAGATTATGAGTCGTGAAATTCTGCACGACCATGATGTCATGATGCTGTTAGGTAGCATGAAGGCTGAGGAGCGCTTGATCACATTTTTGCTTAATTTGTCGACTCGCCTGAGCCGGCGGGGTTACTCATCCAGTGAATTCAATCTTAAAATGACCCGGAGCGAAATTGGCAGTTATCTGGGGCTTAAGCTGGAGACAGTCAGCCGATCTTTCTCGAAATTACAGGAAGAAGGGCTAATTCAGATTAGCAACAAGCGGGTGAAGTTGCTAAATGTTGCGGAGTTGTATCGCAAGACTGGTGATTGA
- the rpsB gene encoding 30S ribosomal protein S2 → MTVTMRQMIEAGVHFGHQTRFWNPKMAPFIYGQRNKIHIINLEKTLVMFNDALKFTRRTAANKGKILFVGTKRQARDIVKEEAVRCGAPYVAQRWLGGMLTNFKTIQQSIKRLHEMEKMEQDGTMAKLIKKEALDFQREIEKLNSSLGGIKDLNGLPDAMFVIDVGYQKGAIIEAEKLGIPVIGIVDTNHNPAGAKYVIPGNDDSSQAIRLYARAMADAILEGRNQSIQEIIDLQKSDEELLASSPEAD, encoded by the coding sequence ATGACAGTTACAATGCGGCAAATGATTGAAGCGGGAGTGCATTTTGGACATCAGACTCGTTTTTGGAATCCCAAAATGGCGCCGTTTATTTATGGGCAACGTAACAAAATCCATATAATCAATCTTGAAAAAACGCTGGTTATGTTTAATGACGCGCTAAAATTTACGCGTAGAACTGCTGCAAATAAAGGCAAAATTTTGTTTGTGGGTACAAAACGCCAAGCCAGGGATATCGTAAAAGAAGAAGCTGTTCGTTGTGGGGCGCCCTATGTTGCTCAGCGCTGGTTGGGTGGAATGCTGACCAACTTTAAAACTATCCAGCAATCGATTAAACGGTTGCATGAGATGGAAAAGATGGAGCAAGACGGAACCATGGCTAAGCTGATTAAGAAAGAAGCATTGGATTTTCAGCGTGAGATAGAAAAACTGAACAGTAGCCTGGGTGGGATAAAAGACTTGAACGGTTTGCCAGACGCCATGTTCGTAATAGATGTTGGTTATCAGAAAGGCGCAATTATCGAGGCTGAGAAATTGGGAATCCCTGTGATTGGTATTGTTGATACCAATCATAATCCAGCAGGTGCTAAATATGTGATTCCCGGCAATGACGATTCCAGTCAGGCGATTCGGCTGTATGCTCGCGCAATGGCAGATGCCATCCTGGAAGGTCGCAACCAATCTATTCAGGAAATTATTGATCTCCAAAAATCAGATGAGGAGTTGCTGGCATCTTCTCCGGAGGCCGATTAA
- a CDS encoding elongation factor Ts — protein sequence MAEITASIVKELRERTGLGMMECKKALTETDGDLKAAEDLLRIRSGAKASKTAGRIAAEGVVSGFISTDGQRGALAEINCETDFVAKNEDFVEFASQLSQLAAEQQVVDVAVLSELTLSHGGTVEARRQELVMKLGENISVRRIISYETRDRLAMYLHGSRIGVMLDFAGGDDALGKDIAMHIAASKPVCVSSDQVPAELLARERQIFEAQAAESGKPANIVEKMVDGRIVKYLAEVTLLGQPFVKNPDQTVEALLAAKSAKVIRFSVFVVGEGIEKKSEDFAAEVMAQVSQSK from the coding sequence ATGGCGGAAATTACCGCGAGTATTGTCAAAGAATTACGTGAACGCACGGGTCTTGGGATGATGGAGTGTAAAAAAGCATTGACCGAGACCGATGGCGATCTGAAAGCGGCAGAAGATCTTCTGAGGATTCGTAGTGGTGCGAAAGCAAGCAAGACGGCTGGACGCATTGCTGCAGAAGGCGTGGTCAGCGGGTTTATTTCTACCGATGGTCAGCGGGGAGCACTGGCAGAAATTAATTGTGAAACTGATTTTGTTGCCAAAAATGAAGATTTTGTCGAGTTTGCCAGCCAACTGTCGCAGTTGGCTGCAGAGCAACAAGTTGTCGATGTGGCGGTATTGTCCGAATTAACTCTTTCTCATGGCGGCACCGTAGAAGCACGACGACAGGAACTGGTGATGAAATTGGGTGAGAATATCAGTGTGCGGCGTATCATCAGCTACGAAACTCGCGATCGACTGGCGATGTATCTGCATGGTAGCAGGATTGGGGTGATGCTGGATTTTGCAGGGGGTGATGATGCACTGGGTAAGGATATTGCTATGCATATCGCTGCAAGCAAACCAGTTTGCGTATCCAGTGACCAGGTGCCTGCGGAATTGCTGGCACGAGAACGCCAGATATTTGAAGCACAGGCTGCTGAAAGTGGCAAACCTGCCAATATTGTAGAGAAGATGGTCGATGGTCGGATTGTTAAATACCTGGCTGAGGTAACTTTACTGGGCCAGCCCTTTGTCAAGAACCCCGATCAAACAGTAGAAGCGTTACTGGCTGCAAAATCAGCCAAAGTGATACGTTTCTCTGTGTTTGTGGTTGGCGAAGGTATTGAGAAAAAATCTGAGGATTTTGCCGCAGAGGTGATGGCGCAGGTGAGTCAGTCGAAATAA
- a CDS encoding UMP kinase, whose protein sequence is MALIYKRILLKLSGEALMGDAQYGIDRMIVERIVIEIASVLQMGVEVAVVVGGGNIFRGMKSSGDGMDRVTADYMGMLATTMNALALHDAMKHGGLVSRVQSALRIDQVVEPYIRGKALRYLEEGKVVVFAAGTGNPFFTTDTAAALRGMEMNANIVLKATKVDGIYTSDPIVHRDAKRYQQLSFDDAINQNLQVMDATALTLCRDQKLAINVFSIFKAGALKRVVMGENEGTLVTV, encoded by the coding sequence ATGGCATTGATATATAAACGTATCCTATTGAAACTTTCCGGTGAGGCGCTGATGGGTGATGCGCAGTATGGTATCGATCGGATGATTGTTGAACGAATAGTAATAGAAATTGCCAGTGTCCTCCAAATGGGTGTAGAGGTCGCAGTTGTGGTTGGTGGCGGAAATATTTTTCGTGGTATGAAGTCGTCTGGTGACGGAATGGATCGTGTAACTGCTGATTACATGGGTATGCTGGCTACCACCATGAATGCACTGGCACTGCACGATGCAATGAAGCATGGTGGCCTGGTTTCACGCGTGCAGTCCGCTTTGCGGATAGATCAGGTTGTGGAGCCTTATATTCGTGGCAAAGCATTGCGCTATCTGGAGGAGGGCAAGGTGGTTGTCTTTGCTGCGGGTACCGGAAATCCATTTTTCACGACGGATACTGCCGCTGCGTTGCGTGGTATGGAAATGAATGCGAATATTGTACTAAAGGCAACAAAAGTTGATGGTATCTACACCAGCGATCCTATTGTTCACCGTGATGCCAAGCGATACCAGCAATTGAGTTTCGATGATGCAATTAACCAGAATCTGCAGGTAATGGATGCAACTGCACTGACGTTGTGTCGAGATCAAAAGCTTGCTATTAATGTATTCAGTATCTTCAAGGCTGGCGCATTAAAACGAGTTGTTATGGGTGAGAATGAAGGTACATTAGTAACCGTTTGA
- the frr gene encoding ribosome recycling factor encodes MIIEIKNSAEQKMQKSLEALKLDFSKVRSGRPHTGLLDHIVVDYYGVPTPIKQLANVILADARTIGVVPWEKKLMAVIEKAIRDSDLGLNPSSVGEMVRVPMPALTEERRRDLTKIVKAEAENARVAMRNIRRDSNAQLKELLRDKLIAEDDDRRGQEDIQKLINHYISEVDKLLQSKESELMAV; translated from the coding sequence ATGATTATCGAGATAAAAAATTCTGCGGAACAAAAAATGCAGAAAAGCCTGGAAGCACTCAAGCTTGATTTCAGTAAAGTCAGAAGTGGTCGCCCCCATACGGGATTGCTTGACCACATTGTAGTGGATTACTACGGTGTGCCAACTCCGATCAAACAGTTGGCCAATGTAATTCTGGCTGACGCTCGCACAATTGGTGTCGTACCCTGGGAAAAAAAACTGATGGCCGTAATAGAAAAGGCCATACGAGATTCTGATTTGGGTTTAAATCCTTCATCCGTTGGTGAGATGGTGCGGGTACCTATGCCAGCACTTACCGAGGAAAGACGTCGTGATCTAACCAAGATTGTTAAAGCCGAGGCAGAAAATGCGCGTGTTGCCATGAGGAACATACGCAGGGACAGCAACGCGCAGCTAAAAGAATTGCTTAGAGATAAATTGATTGCGGAAGATGACGACCGACGTGGCCAGGAAGACATCCAGAAATTGATCAATCATTATATTTCCGAAGTGGATAAACTACTGCAATCCAAAGAATCTGAACTCATGGCAGTTTAA
- the uppS gene encoding di-trans,poly-cis-decaprenylcistransferase gives MPDELISSTVQLPDASDIPRHIAIIMDGNGRWAKQRRLPRVAGHKQGLESVRTIIKACVDREIKYLTIFAFSSENWRRPEDEIKFLMQLFLIALEREVSKLHENGICFRVIGDISKLDGRIVDCIRQGEVLTANNNRLFFTVAANYGGRWDIMQAVRKMMIQTPHLQTNFTEIDLSRHLALADAPEPDMFIRTGGECRISNFLLWQLAYTELYFTKTLWPDFDAASLDQAIISYQQRERRFGRTSEQLAASVSQQEIQGMNKDRSD, from the coding sequence ATGCCGGATGAGTTAATCAGTTCGACTGTTCAGCTTCCTGATGCCAGCGATATCCCAAGACATATTGCTATTATCATGGATGGAAATGGTCGCTGGGCAAAGCAACGGCGACTTCCCCGTGTTGCTGGACACAAGCAGGGATTGGAATCTGTGCGAACAATAATCAAAGCTTGTGTTGATCGCGAAATAAAATATCTGACAATTTTTGCTTTTAGCAGCGAAAACTGGCGCAGGCCAGAAGATGAAATAAAATTCCTGATGCAGCTTTTTCTTATTGCACTTGAGCGAGAAGTGAGTAAATTGCATGAAAATGGCATTTGCTTCAGAGTGATAGGAGATATTAGTAAGTTAGACGGTCGGATTGTTGACTGCATTCGCCAAGGAGAGGTGTTGACAGCAAATAATAACCGCCTGTTTTTTACCGTTGCAGCTAATTATGGTGGACGCTGGGATATTATGCAGGCGGTTCGGAAGATGATGATCCAAACCCCGCACTTGCAGACTAACTTTACTGAAATAGATTTATCCCGGCATTTAGCTTTGGCGGATGCACCTGAGCCGGATATGTTTATTCGCACTGGTGGAGAATGCCGCATCAGTAATTTTTTACTGTGGCAATTGGCGTATACGGAACTATATTTTACTAAAACATTATGGCCGGATTTTGATGCTGCTTCGTTAGATCAGGCAATCATTTCTTATCAACAGCGGGAGCGTCGCTTTGGACGAACTAGCGAGCAACTGGCTGCTTCTGTGTCACAACAGGAAATACAGGGGATGAACAAAGACCGATCTGACTAG
- a CDS encoding phosphatidate cytidylyltransferase, translating to MPATRILTALVLLTTFLVALFYLPSIFWSMLLLGLTVTAAREWCRLGNFSVNQTIFYLIATTLLGGELLFLLGEAVNVDTMSTSFIWLYGASAGFWLLIAPAMLKTGQVFKTGWIVMILGWLILLPTCLALYQLRAVGPVLLLGFMGVIWVADSVAYFAGRAFGKHKLAPQISPGKTWEGVFAALGGVFIYAVIWLCWADGEDKPILWLVPFLLMLTVLGIVGDLFESLLKRQAGVKDSGKILPGHGGILDRIDALTSTLPIATLVVILFYSKVT from the coding sequence ATGCCCGCCACCCGAATTCTCACTGCATTAGTTTTATTAACCACCTTTTTGGTGGCATTATTTTATTTGCCGTCTATTTTCTGGTCGATGCTGCTCCTCGGTTTAACAGTAACTGCTGCCAGGGAATGGTGCCGTCTTGGCAATTTCTCGGTAAATCAGACTATTTTCTACTTGATTGCTACTACTTTACTGGGAGGGGAGCTTTTGTTTCTACTTGGCGAGGCAGTTAATGTAGATACCATGAGCACATCTTTTATCTGGCTATACGGCGCTTCAGCAGGATTCTGGCTGCTGATTGCTCCTGCCATGCTGAAAACAGGTCAGGTATTTAAAACTGGATGGATTGTTATGATACTGGGTTGGTTGATATTGCTGCCTACCTGCCTGGCTTTATATCAGCTGCGTGCAGTCGGGCCTGTATTACTACTGGGTTTTATGGGTGTAATCTGGGTAGCAGATAGCGTTGCCTATTTTGCAGGCCGCGCTTTCGGCAAACATAAACTTGCACCACAGATCAGTCCCGGAAAAACCTGGGAAGGCGTATTTGCTGCTCTGGGCGGTGTATTTATCTATGCCGTTATCTGGTTATGCTGGGCGGATGGTGAAGACAAGCCGATTTTATGGCTGGTGCCTTTTTTACTGATGCTAACGGTGCTGGGCATTGTAGGTGATTTGTTTGAATCGCTACTAAAGCGGCAGGCAGGTGTCAAGGATAGTGGAAAAATATTGCCTGGTCACGGTGGTATACTGGATCGGATTGATGCGTTGACCTCGACATTACCGATTGCAACCTTGGTGGTGATTTTATTCTATTCAAAAGTAACATGA
- a CDS encoding 1-deoxy-D-xylulose-5-phosphate reductoisomerase, whose amino-acid sequence MTTKRHLTILGSTGSIGESTLDVVARHADKFSVFALTANQNSEKLFTQCLQFLPRYAVMLNPNCASELDEKIHAAGLDTIVLAGIESLEHVASLPEVDTVMAAIVGAAGIRPTLAAARAGKQILLANKETLVMAGSIFMDIVKEHHATLLPIDSEHNAIFQSLPHHFNADLALSGVRRILLTASGGPFRQAKLVELAGVTPEQACAHPNWVMGRKISVDSATMMNKGLEVIEAHWLFNAHPSKIQVVVHPQSVIHSMVEYVDGSVLAQLGNPDMRTPIAHALCYPERMESGVPSLNLFDIARLEFEPPDFERFPCLGLAYEALARKGNMPTIMNAANEIAVESFLDGRMPFLAIPEMIEQVMQSSPWKEITTLDEVLTTDALARATAGEWLASNYGANGLRSVAIG is encoded by the coding sequence ATGACTACAAAACGTCATCTGACCATACTCGGCTCGACTGGCAGTATAGGGGAGAGCACTCTGGATGTGGTAGCAAGACATGCAGATAAATTCTCTGTTTTCGCTCTGACCGCCAATCAAAATAGCGAAAAACTGTTTACACAATGTTTGCAGTTCCTGCCCCGTTATGCGGTTATGCTCAATCCAAATTGTGCAAGTGAGCTGGATGAAAAAATTCATGCAGCTGGGCTTGATACTATTGTATTGGCAGGCATCGAGTCACTGGAGCATGTTGCTTCCTTGCCGGAAGTGGATACGGTGATGGCGGCAATTGTCGGAGCAGCCGGTATTCGGCCAACACTCGCTGCCGCCCGTGCGGGTAAGCAAATTCTGTTGGCCAATAAAGAAACATTGGTGATGGCTGGTAGTATTTTCATGGATATCGTAAAAGAGCATCATGCGACCTTATTGCCGATCGACAGCGAACACAACGCCATATTCCAGTCACTGCCGCATCACTTCAACGCAGATCTCGCTTTATCTGGTGTTCGTCGTATTTTGCTCACGGCTTCGGGCGGACCTTTTCGCCAGGCCAAATTGGTGGAGCTGGCTGGTGTAACGCCTGAGCAGGCATGTGCTCATCCCAACTGGGTAATGGGAAGAAAAATATCGGTTGATTCCGCTACTATGATGAATAAGGGACTCGAGGTAATTGAAGCACATTGGCTGTTTAACGCCCACCCCAGCAAAATCCAGGTGGTGGTGCATCCCCAGAGCGTTATCCACTCCATGGTTGAGTATGTAGATGGTTCTGTGCTTGCGCAGCTGGGTAATCCTGATATGCGTACGCCGATTGCGCATGCACTTTGTTATCCAGAGAGAATGGAAAGTGGCGTGCCATCACTAAATTTATTTGATATTGCTCGACTTGAATTTGAACCCCCTGATTTTGAACGTTTTCCTTGTTTGGGATTGGCTTATGAAGCTTTGGCAAGAAAAGGTAACATGCCGACCATTATGAATGCAGCCAACGAAATTGCAGTTGAGTCTTTTCTGGATGGCAGAATGCCATTTCTGGCTATTCCTGAAATGATTGAACAGGTTATGCAATCATCGCCATGGAAGGAAATTACGACTCTGGACGAAGTTCTGACAACGGATGCGCTCGCGCGGGCGACAGCCGGGGAATGGCTGGCAAGTAATTATGGAGCAAATGGCTTACGTTCAGTTGCAATCGGTTAG